GaagtgcaaaaaaaatatacttcatGCATTGACACTTGCAACAAAATGAATGAAGGGCAATGTTCTGCTATTTCAATTGTTCAGCAAAATTCAATTTATGAATGCAAATACTATGACAATAATACAAACGTTGATGTCAATTTAGAGTATTCAACAAACGAGACTGCATTTTTAGTTCGAAAAGGacaagtaaataaagtttattattatttaggtgaTCAAAGACCTCTTTTTACGTAGGATAGCTTATTAAAATACTCAATTAGGTTTTTGACTTAAGTTTTTTTACGCGTTAAGGAGATCACATTATTATTAGCTCAATTATTATTTggtatctttaaaaaataacaaaaataaattataaaaattatgtaacaaTAAATAGGCAGTGCTTTCCTAAAAAAAACAGGTgcagtaaaatatttagttccattttttttaaacatcataAAAAAGTGACGATTTTGCCGAAGacttcatttatttgttttttcttgacAGAAAAACAACTTCTCTACAACTAACATGTCTACAACAAGTTCACTTTGCGTTACACTGGATGAGTACacttctttaaaaaactgaagGTACGTGAatattgaaattcaaaaaagcCTTTAAAATGACTGGTGTCATCCAACGTCATTCAGGATttggaaagttaaaaaaagttacggAGCGCAAACAGACTTATATTTTGTCAACCTAAGTTTAATTTATCACGTAACACAttgaataaaaaccttataaaaatgtttttattcaaatacagtaaaaaaaattttactcaagaAAAATGGGTATTCAAATATTGCATAAACATTTGCGTTCATTTAGCAATTAGAAAAACCAAGATTAAAAACTCACAATATTAAAGTGGTGTTAGAAGagtattaaattgtatttaaaaaagtagaagcAACTAATTTTCTGTGATGAAAAGAAACTTTGAAgtaacaaatagaaaaaaaaaaattcttgtaaaaatacttaaatcaaaaaagtatattaattgtTGTAGTTAATATTGTACCGAGGTTGCAAAGTGGTGGAGGATGTGTTGGTATTAGGGGCTGCTTTGAAAATCTCGTTGCTAACTTTTCTTTATAAGGCGATGGAAGTCAACATCTCTAGGTTAACATCTgtaagttacattttttaaaaactctggagatTGATTTAAATTCTATTGCACAATTAGTCTTCTGAGTTTTTGGATCTTTAATTAACGAAAGGTTTTTAAGTCTTTAATGTACAAAAGTATAAAGATTGCAATATCTTATTTTGATTCTAACAACttactttttaacaatacaGATTTATTCTTTTCTTTGTGCTTCTGATATGTTAactgctaataaaaaaattcaaacgtAATATAGACAGAAGTGGTACGACAACGGCTGTTGTCCAGAGAGAAGGCTTTTtcactttcattattttctagGGGTTCATAatcttattaatataaattaactgCCTGATATTCTTAAGTAgcaatttcaaagatttaactataaactatatatactcCAGACTTGACAAAATTGatagttttttgatttcttaGAACAGGAAGCTAATCTTAAATGTGTTCCTTTTTCTGTGATATATGGGGGCTgacagtggctggtgaatttCACATCAAACAAGCCTTATTTACTTCTGTCTTAATGTTTTCCTACCCAAtacaattaacaattttttaagccTTTCGTCAAgcgtttattttgttttttataactcttttttgtttgttttattagcTCTTATCTTAAATAGTTGTTGTTTGTAACCTTGTTGTGATTGGACCTTGTTGGGATGTTCATCGGTGAGTTGTTGTTTGTAACCTTGTTGGGATTGGACCTTGTTGGGATGTTCATCGGTGAGTTTGTTTTTCGACAAACTCaccaataaaaagaaaagaataaaaataacgTTTACTTCTCAttcaagtttcaaaaatatattttatataaaacaaagtccgtataaatcaaataattcaTAATGGGCAATAAAATGTATACACTTTGACTTTTTAGTTGGGGAGCAGTAAAAAATGATGCTTTTTAAGTTCGCATATTTAATGCTAGAaccaattaaaaactttgttgatgTATGTACATACGAAACAATTGGACATAAACAAATAATCCCGGTGTGCAAtaactaatgttttttataaatggggagtaaaaatttaaGATGAGATTTTTTctagcaattaaaaatattgaggagtaaaaaatttataataatcaagTATTGTTTAGGATATTTGTAGTGACAAGTGCaggattttaaacataattaaagtATGCGGTAATTGCGTGTGCAGAGATAGCTGTGGTGTCGGAAAAAACTATCAATGTGATTGCACTAAAggtatgctttttttatgtaGATATCTTACAATGTGTATTTTTggaattacttttttaaattattttactgaaaaaaaaaacaaagagtgATAAAGACTTTACCGAGTTTGGAAGAAGGccgatttttttttagaacaaaaggagaaaaccataaaaatcaaaaactttatttaagtatatttctCTTGACTTTCAACAAAAACATTCACAACAACTATACGAACatcttgaaaaatgtttttcaaggGGAAAGTCTATCaatgttgtttatatattagGTGTTGAAGAGTTCCTTTCGAAAATTTATtcagtttttaacaaaactttcaaAGACTAAAGATTCATTAGTATAATTTCAGCATTGATAAAAAATCTCTTACTGTAACTTACACTGCTTCCTTTTATTGCAGGTTTTAACTcttgtataataaaaagttctttttccaacaacatttttattcaaatatgagaattcattataaacttttattttttttttttaaagaaaaaaaattttatgaaacacaAAACCCCgatattactattaataaaggatattaaagtattaaaatgttaaagcgACTTTTCTAGAtctcaataaaataagtaaatttaaaattgaataagtAAATATCTATCAACTGATAACATTCCACAACGAAAACaagttcgtttttttttaaattgaagcattaatttaaaaagccaaaattgttttaactcttagtttagattttttgttacacattaaacaacatttaacgcgtctatactttataaattttatgctAAATGTTGTAGCTGTtgctgtttttcaaaattgtcaaaaaatttatgattcTGGTCATCAAACCACTGGCAAGTATATGATAGATCCTGATGGAAATGGAAGTTTTCCTGTAGTTTGTTACGTTCAGCTAAAAGAATACATCAATCAACGAggtactttgtttttttcattaatcaatcttttttaattttctacatacaaaattgtttttaataaacagtttGCTAAATACAGATATAACTATATACGTTGGACaaatagttaacaaaaaattcacTCACACAAAcctattattataaacataaaacattactTTACAAAAATCAGATTTAGATAGTGAGATAAATAAGTGAGACAAATAAGTGAGATAAATAAGTGAGATAAATAAGTGAGATAAATAAATGGGATAAATAAATGAGATGAATAAGTGAGATAAATAggtttaaaatgattttgatttttttgattatttattttatcctCGATATCCGATGGATATGTTTTGCTTTAAAAGCAgtctacaaatttttttttaactgtttaaaacgCATGCAATGTCAttcatttctgttttttttccTCGTTTATGAAAACCAATACTTCTACCGCTGCTTAACTCTTTCAATCAGTTGTTTGTATACTTTTGTTTTTGGAAATTCCGATCTTGATGGAACCGCTCAGAGTGACTGggaatactttttttaatgctggGTAACAGTTAGGCATTTCTAAAAAATCACGGTCGGAAACTCGTATATGTTTTGcctattattttcataaaaataaaactggcaatctccaatttactctcatttaattctaatatataaaaatattttgtaaacaaaaaatagtgtaaaatactttgtaaacaaaaaatattcactAGTAATGTTTTCaaagaataaattaagtttgaagCGGAATCGAATACTACAGAACTTTAAATCCTCGGAGGATATAAATTtcagtagtatatatatatttttaataatatttgagaTTATTGTAAAGATTTTCAGAAAGTTATGGGATTGCACCATGTATCATAGAGTCGCAGCAATCATTTAATTACAGTCAAAGATCAAGAGTCGAAGTCACGCACGGAAGTTGCGAATTTGTCAATGTCAATTTTATGTAGATGTttgtatgaaaataaatttttttacttcagaaAATCATAACAGTAAGCATATTGTTAAAAGTTCCAGCagctaattataaaaatttagaaaaatagaaaattacgCAAAGAAATGGAAATGCCCAATTATCATTTAGAGTAGACCCAACTATTTTGGAGATATGGTTATTTCTTctactcgtttttttttttttttatgtattacatCAATTTTATTAGGATATGTCTTAGCAACTGGACCATATAATGTACTGGCAAATTTCCTGCGATtcttaaaagattattataagtaaaatgaccatttctaaaaaatgtcaGACGTAAGCCAGAAATCAATTTATggaatttaaatgagttttcttaaaaacttgtttgaactaatattaaaaatcaaaagtttttttattctaaaatattatgTGCATAAAACTAAGTTATGAAAAAATCGTTAAtcaagttttgcattttttaataatttttaatttttaattattttttgttagaatGAATTCATTTCAGCAATATGtccttttttacaatttttctgCAAGTTCTGAGcagttatatttgtaaaaatcaaaattaacaaacaaaatactgtcaaattttttattataaattgggATTTCTCTTCAGGCTAAATATCATTGGAAATACTCGTTCTAAGGAAGCATTTGTAACTGACAAACATAAAGCAATTCCACCAATGTAattagttattgtaaaaaacatgactgttttcaaaataataaaaagtttcaactTATTGCTTGTCGCATTTTCACAGACTTTGTGCTTCAAGAAGAAAACTTTTCTTTCGTgcaatataaagaaattaaatagtTGCGGACAAAGCCCACCTCCTTGTGGAATACTTCTTTTTACTGATTGCGGTATCGGAgtaattagatttttaactcGTTGGCATCTGTCTTCAAGGAAATTTTTAACCTATGTTAGGGTTTTAATGCTgcagtttattttcattaattcaTTTAATAGAAGTTGGTCTGGAACTGTGTCAGACCAACTTATTGCTTTGACAGGTCAATCAGAAGATCATTGAAGCCACGTTCTAGACCTATATTTTTTAACGATATTGAAGATGTTTGAATTTGCCTTATTAATAATGAAGTTGATAAAAAACAACTATGCACCaggtaataaaaatgtatattacataataaattgCGTTTTAAcatgtataataatgtataaatgtaatagaaatagtaaattatttttgaaaaagttcaaaatataaaaaaaaccaagAAACAATCGTTCAACAACTCCGATATatgataaaacaatataataatattaataataataataagatgatacgaatataataataatatgatacGCAAtagcataatataaatattcaacGCTTCAATAAACATCtcaatattattacaattaaaataatttatatcttGTAAGTTTTTTGCGTATTGTGATAAGCttcattaatattaatttatcgAACTGTTTGAGCTATTATATTATTTTCGAATATTAAATtcttatataaagaaaaaaaaaaaagctagattGGATTATTTATACCAAGGGCGTATTAATTAAGGGTGAGCAAAACCGGGTATCCGGTTGGGTTTGCCGAAATCGGATTCGTATTTTAACGAACCAGATCGATTATCCGGTTTCGCTCACCCCTAGTTAAAACTTCCAAGTTGGAAGGCTCAACTAGGGGGATTTCAATTAGTCTATTACAGATATCCGGTTTTGCTCACCCATAGTTCTAAAATCCAACAGGTTTTAACAAACCGCACCGGATATCCGATCCGGTTTGTTAAAATCCGATTTATAAAACCGGACCAAATATCTGGTTTTGCTAACCCCTAGTATTGATAGATACTAAAATGAAAACGTCTATTAGAAcgtctattaaaaaattaaaacgtcTATTAAAACTTCCTTGCTTTTACGTGGCCATAGGGAGCTCGCGGAAGACTGGAAATCAGACTTGTCATAGAGTATCTTTATGCTAGAAGTGTAGTAAACTTAAACAAGTCAGTTTACTTTGAAGTTGATGTgtatatcatttaataaattttttttcgtaaaagttgttgtcattcttttttttcttttagatttcattttggttttgatttatatttttgttttgaataaaagtagtttaaaaaaatcctttataactgtttaatttaataattatgttatttaattttgtttttagagaatttttactatttaaataaagtgaATTGTATTTAAACGGTATTTTAAATTCGGACCTTGATATGATATCGAGAATCTTTAGAGTTTTTTGAATCAAATGGTAACTTAAATTTTCATGTCgcttttgtattgtatttgtttaggtt
This Hydra vulgaris chromosome 04, alternate assembly HydraT2T_AEP DNA region includes the following protein-coding sequences:
- the LOC105847129 gene encoding uncharacterized protein LOC105847129 isoform X5, producing the protein MLKFLVLILLCFVQVVPSTSHQIFSSKSNDMLYLFSNRFLPSGLNPVKIEVQKKYTSCIDTCNKMNEGQCSAISIVQQNSIYECKYYDNNTNVDVNLEYSTNETAFLVRKGQDICSDKCRILNIIKVCGNCVCRDSCGVGKNYQCDCTKAVAVFQNCQKIYDSGHQTTGKYMIDPDGNGSFPVVCYVQLKEYINQREICKTISNRNNYFGRNDIFQIIDTFPKCKQYCYENMKYRFYNSWTYNYVVHHCRCEVQDDNYLNIDLNAYCCYAYASSNMEYNKVEKF